One genomic window of Cellulophaga sp. Hel_I_12 includes the following:
- a CDS encoding ATP-binding protein codes for MIFDHILGLAHIKKHLSQSADAGRIPHAQLFVGPEGCGTLPMAIAYAQYVLCSIASEKTEEAKSSCHLKCNALAHPDMHFVFPVATSDKIKSHAISDSYISDFRTFVKEQAYGNLFDWYRLIDIEKKQGQIGVDEAQDIVKKLYLKSYEGGYKICIIWMAEKMNMAASNKLLKLIEEPPEKTVFILIAEDEEQIIQTIRSRCQVLHFPPLAEDAIADGLVTQGLATEQALRLAHEANGNYNKALDLMRNDSEDLVFEKWFVQWVRTAFKASGNKAVIHDLISWSNEVAKTGRETQKKFLLYCIAIFRQAMLVNYNVKELAYMKIHVDGFDLNKFAPFVHENNIVTITEELEKAMYHIERNGNAKIILTDLSIKLTRLLHKKPETI; via the coding sequence ATGATATTTGATCATATTCTTGGTTTAGCACACATTAAAAAGCACTTAAGCCAAAGTGCTGATGCAGGTAGAATTCCGCATGCACAATTATTTGTTGGGCCTGAGGGTTGCGGCACCTTGCCTATGGCGATTGCCTATGCACAATATGTACTTTGTAGTATAGCAAGTGAAAAAACAGAAGAAGCTAAAAGTAGCTGTCATTTAAAATGCAATGCCTTGGCGCATCCTGATATGCATTTTGTATTTCCTGTGGCCACATCTGATAAAATAAAAAGTCATGCGATCAGCGATTCGTACATTAGCGACTTTAGAACCTTTGTCAAGGAGCAAGCCTATGGCAACCTTTTTGATTGGTATCGTTTAATCGATATTGAAAAAAAGCAAGGACAAATTGGTGTTGATGAAGCACAAGACATTGTCAAAAAACTATACCTAAAGTCGTACGAAGGCGGGTATAAAATTTGCATTATTTGGATGGCAGAAAAAATGAATATGGCTGCTTCAAATAAATTACTAAAGCTGATTGAAGAACCGCCCGAAAAAACTGTTTTTATTCTAATTGCTGAGGATGAAGAACAAATTATCCAAACAATTCGCTCTAGATGTCAAGTTTTACATTTTCCACCTTTAGCTGAGGATGCCATTGCTGACGGACTAGTAACTCAAGGCCTTGCAACGGAACAAGCATTACGATTAGCACACGAAGCCAACGGAAACTATAATAAAGCCTTGGATTTAATGCGCAATGACTCTGAAGATTTGGTGTTTGAAAAATGGTTTGTACAGTGGGTACGTACCGCTTTTAAAGCAAGCGGCAACAAAGCCGTTATCCATGATTTAATTTCTTGGAGCAATGAAGTAGCAAAAACCGGCAGAGAAACACAAAAAAAATTCTTGTTATATTGTATTGCAATTTTCAGACAAGCAATGCTTGTAAATTATAACGTAAAAGAATTAGCCTACATGAAAATTCATGTTGACGGCTTTGACCTCAATAAATTTGCACCCTTTGTGCATGAAAATAATATCGTTACAATTACCGAAGAATTAGAAAAAGCCATGTATCACATAGAACGAAACGGTAACGCAAAAATAATTTTAACAGATTTATCCATAAAATTAACTCGTTTGCTTCATAAAAAACCTGAAACCATTTAA
- the ybeY gene encoding rRNA maturation RNase YbeY — protein MIEFNYEIDFEISNEVYYTDWITRVILSEKFEVGPLSFVFCSDEYLIDINIQYLNHETYTDIITFDYCEGNRVSGDIFISSERVEENARKYEVGFEEELLRVMAHGLLHLMKYKDKSVKDSEEMRLKEDEKIKLFHVEH, from the coding sequence ATGATTGAATTTAATTATGAGATAGATTTTGAAATTAGTAATGAAGTCTACTACACAGATTGGATAACTAGGGTTATTTTATCTGAAAAGTTTGAAGTGGGTCCTTTGTCCTTTGTCTTTTGTAGCGATGAGTACTTAATTGATATAAATATTCAATATTTAAATCATGAAACTTATACTGATATTATCACTTTCGATTATTGCGAAGGGAATAGGGTTTCAGGAGACATCTTTATATCTTCCGAAAGAGTAGAAGAAAATGCACGAAAGTATGAGGTTGGATTTGAAGAAGAACTTTTACGGGTTATGGCTCACGGGCTGTTGCATTTAATGAAGTATAAGGATAAATCTGTAAAGGATAGTGAAGAAATGAGACTAAAAGAAGACGAAAAAATAAAATTGTTCCACGTGGAACATTGA
- a CDS encoding bifunctional 2-polyprenyl-6-hydroxyphenol methylase/3-demethylubiquinol 3-O-methyltransferase UbiG, whose protein sequence is MKCYLQTKDYSVSREEFELRHDENLDMLVTFPQPEDVEKYYESEDYISHTDAKKSLTEKAYQIVKSKNLQHKLRIINRHASTKKSILDVGAGTGDFLNYAKRNSWQISGVEPNEKARKKAAEKGVFLNAGIGELKDRTFDVITLFHVLEHLPNLNHQIFSLNNLLNPGGVLIIAVPNFKSFDAAYYKEHWAAFDVPRHLWHFSQTSISKLFTKHSLYVNKTYPMIFDAFYVSLLSEKYKHKRQGYFAAFCIGLWSNIKAWSSGEYSSLIYVIKRTKQ, encoded by the coding sequence ATGAAGTGTTATTTACAAACTAAAGACTATTCAGTTTCGAGAGAAGAGTTTGAACTCAGGCATGACGAAAACCTCGATATGCTTGTAACTTTTCCCCAGCCCGAAGATGTTGAGAAATACTACGAAAGTGAAGATTACATTTCTCATACAGATGCCAAAAAATCGCTAACAGAAAAAGCCTATCAAATAGTTAAATCAAAAAACCTTCAACATAAGCTTAGAATTATAAATCGACATGCAAGCACGAAAAAATCTATTTTAGATGTTGGTGCTGGAACAGGAGATTTTCTAAACTATGCCAAAAGAAATTCGTGGCAAATTAGTGGCGTGGAACCAAACGAGAAAGCGCGAAAAAAGGCGGCAGAAAAAGGCGTTTTTTTAAACGCAGGTATCGGTGAATTGAAGGACAGAACCTTCGATGTTATTACCCTGTTTCATGTGTTGGAACATCTACCCAACTTAAACCATCAAATTTTTAGTTTAAATAATTTGCTAAATCCAGGAGGTGTTTTAATAATAGCTGTTCCTAATTTTAAATCTTTTGACGCTGCTTATTACAAAGAACATTGGGCTGCTTTTGATGTGCCTAGACATCTTTGGCATTTTTCTCAAACGTCTATTTCAAAATTATTTACGAAGCACAGCTTATATGTGAACAAAACCTATCCTATGATTTTTGATGCTTTTTATGTTTCGCTATTATCAGAAAAATACAAACATAAAAGACAAGGCTACTTTGCTGCATTTTGCATTGGCTTATGGTCAAATATCAAAGCATGGTCTTCGGGAGAGTATTCTTCTTTGATTTACGTTATTAAAAGGACCAAACAGTGA
- a CDS encoding OmpH family outer membrane protein, with protein MKKIIMAFVVFTALSCQESKIGFIDNQKIMADYQEKKDVEAKFQIKVDAFSKKRDSISQSFQMRGQAFQVQAQKMSQAQVEEQSAQFQQEGQFIGQQLQKEQEQLQMQNQTEMDSIISKVKREIQAYGKANGYSFILGGGDGGSVLYGEETKDVTAPILKVLNDKYKK; from the coding sequence ATGAAAAAAATAATTATGGCATTTGTAGTTTTTACTGCACTATCATGCCAAGAAAGTAAAATTGGCTTTATTGACAATCAAAAAATAATGGCTGATTACCAAGAGAAAAAAGACGTTGAGGCTAAATTTCAAATCAAGGTTGATGCCTTTTCAAAAAAGAGAGATAGTATTTCACAATCTTTTCAAATGAGAGGACAGGCCTTTCAGGTTCAGGCACAAAAAATGTCACAAGCTCAAGTAGAAGAGCAATCCGCTCAATTTCAACAAGAAGGTCAGTTTATTGGCCAACAGTTACAAAAGGAACAAGAACAACTACAAATGCAAAACCAAACCGAAATGGATAGCATTATCAGTAAAGTAAAAAGAGAAATTCAGGCATATGGTAAAGCCAATGGGTATTCTTTTATACTAGGTGGCGGTGATGGTGGTAGCGTTTTGTACGGTGAAGAAACAAAAGACGTAACGGCACCAATATTAAAAGTGCTTAACGATAAGTACAAAAAATAA
- a CDS encoding CoA transferase subunit B, translating into MLDKTGIAKRIAKEVKDGYYVNLGIGIPTLVANYVRDDISVEFQSENGVLGMGPFPFEGDEDADIINAGKQTITTLPGASFFDSATSFGMIRGQHVDLTILGAMEVSERGDIANWKIPGKMVKGMGGAMDLVASAENIIVAMMHTNREGESKLLKKCSLPLTGVQCVKKIVTNLAVLEVSDKGFVLLERAPGVSVEDIKKATEGNLIIHGDIPEMRL; encoded by the coding sequence ATGTTAGACAAAACAGGCATAGCGAAAAGAATCGCAAAAGAAGTAAAAGACGGGTATTATGTAAATTTAGGTATCGGAATTCCTACCCTAGTGGCGAATTATGTTCGTGATGATATCAGCGTTGAATTCCAGAGCGAGAATGGTGTTCTAGGGATGGGACCATTCCCATTTGAAGGAGACGAAGATGCGGATATAATCAATGCTGGAAAGCAAACCATCACAACCTTGCCAGGAGCCTCGTTTTTTGACTCTGCCACAAGTTTTGGAATGATCCGGGGTCAACACGTCGATTTAACTATTTTGGGAGCCATGGAGGTCTCTGAGAGGGGTGATATTGCCAACTGGAAAATTCCTGGAAAAATGGTAAAAGGCATGGGTGGTGCTATGGATCTTGTCGCATCCGCAGAAAATATTATCGTGGCTATGATGCATACCAACCGAGAAGGGGAGTCTAAACTTTTAAAAAAATGCTCTTTACCCCTTACAGGTGTTCAATGTGTAAAAAAAATAGTCACTAATTTGGCCGTTTTAGAAGTTAGCGATAAGGGATTTGTACTTCTTGAAAGAGCTCCTGGCGTGTCGGTTGAGGACATTAAAAAGGCCACCGAGGGTAACTTAATAATTCATGGAGATATTCCTGAAATGAGGCTTTAG
- a CDS encoding lytic transglycosylase domain-containing protein, translating into MIKKTLFFGLVSSLLFGGSIVAQQNEAISVTEFSDQLDDTNTKLKNPISKTLKKKDSTLKINPDGTTDHPNFKVINKENPNLQDHPLAAKYDSLWLKVMAESTVLFEEMYEEVSTLEIDENFLATVDTETLKLRLEKLNQKTPFNIAYNPSLEGVIQSFLKRRRGLIERMLTLSQFYFPMFEEELANQNVPLELKYLAIVESALNPRAKSRVGATGLWQFMYPTGKMYDLNVSSYVDERSDPIMATKAAAAYLSKLHGIFDDWDLALAAYNSGPGNVNKAIRRSGGYKNYWNIRANLPRETAGYVPAFLATMYLFEYAEEHGLKPKNAERPYFQTDTIHVKRLITFDQISKLVDVSVEELEVLNPSYKLNIIPFVDDKNYALRLPIDAIGKFVANEEQIYAFVEEELLVEEKALPQFVKTQDQIKYKVKSGDFLGRIAERYGVGVSQIKSWNGLRSNNLRVGQRLIIYSKNPVATASATKSTTTKSTTSDLTKVHTVKEGDSLWTISRKYSGISVDNLRKWNGISGNNLKLGTKLILCDCQP; encoded by the coding sequence ATGATAAAAAAAACTCTTTTCTTCGGTTTAGTTTCTTCCTTATTGTTTGGTGGAAGTATAGTCGCTCAACAAAATGAAGCGATTAGCGTAACGGAGTTTTCAGATCAGCTTGACGATACCAACACTAAGTTGAAAAACCCGATTTCAAAAACACTTAAGAAAAAAGATTCAACCCTAAAAATTAATCCAGACGGAACTACGGATCATCCGAACTTTAAAGTAATCAACAAAGAAAATCCAAATTTACAAGACCATCCTTTAGCGGCTAAATACGATAGCCTGTGGCTAAAAGTTATGGCAGAAAGTACCGTTTTATTTGAAGAAATGTACGAAGAAGTTTCAACGCTGGAAATTGATGAAAACTTTTTAGCCACGGTAGACACGGAAACCTTAAAACTTCGATTAGAAAAATTAAATCAAAAAACACCATTTAATATAGCTTATAACCCTTCATTAGAAGGTGTAATTCAATCGTTTTTAAAAAGACGAAGAGGACTAATAGAACGTATGCTTACCTTGAGTCAGTTTTATTTTCCAATGTTCGAAGAAGAATTAGCAAACCAAAATGTGCCCCTAGAATTAAAGTATCTTGCTATTGTTGAATCGGCACTAAATCCGAGGGCTAAATCAAGGGTAGGAGCAACGGGCTTATGGCAATTTATGTATCCTACTGGTAAAATGTACGACTTAAATGTGAGTAGCTACGTGGATGAACGAAGCGATCCTATTATGGCAACAAAAGCCGCCGCTGCCTATTTGTCTAAATTACACGGTATTTTTGATGATTGGGATTTGGCGCTAGCAGCGTATAATTCAGGACCTGGTAATGTCAACAAAGCCATTAGACGTTCTGGAGGATATAAAAATTATTGGAACATAAGAGCAAATTTACCTAGAGAAACCGCCGGCTATGTTCCAGCTTTTTTAGCCACCATGTATTTATTTGAATACGCAGAGGAACATGGTTTAAAACCTAAGAATGCGGAGCGACCTTATTTTCAAACAGATACTATTCACGTAAAACGATTAATTACTTTTGATCAAATATCAAAGTTAGTTGACGTAAGTGTTGAAGAACTAGAGGTCTTAAATCCTTCCTACAAATTAAATATTATTCCTTTTGTTGATGATAAAAACTATGCGCTACGCCTACCTATCGATGCGATTGGAAAGTTCGTGGCCAATGAAGAGCAAATCTATGCTTTTGTAGAAGAAGAACTTTTAGTGGAAGAAAAGGCATTGCCTCAATTCGTAAAAACACAAGATCAGATTAAATACAAGGTAAAGAGTGGTGATTTCTTAGGTAGAATAGCCGAGCGTTACGGAGTAGGAGTTAGTCAAATAAAAAGTTGGAATGGCTTAAGAAGCAATAACTTAAGGGTGGGGCAACGATTAATTATCTACAGCAAAAACCCAGTGGCTACAGCTAGTGCCACCAAAAGTACAACGACGAAATCAACGACTTCTGACCTCACCAAAGTTCACACCGTAAAAGAGGGAGACTCCCTTTGGACAATTTCTAGAAAATATTCTGGAATTTCTGTCGATAATCTACGAAAATGGAACGGTATTAGTGGTAACAATCTAAAATTAGGCACAAAATTAATTTTGTGTGATTGTCAACCCTAA
- a CDS encoding CoA transferase subunit A translates to MIRKTVSNVQEALKGVENGMTFMLGGFGLCGIPENAITQLVSLGIKDITCISNNAGVDDFGLGLLLHKHQIKKMISSYVGENDEFERQMLSGELDVELTPQGTLAEKCRAAQAGFPAIYTPAGYGTEVAEGKETREFNGKMYVLEEAYKADFAFVKAWKGDEAGNLIFKGTARNFNPVMCGAAKITVAEVEELVPAGTLDPNQIHIPGIFVQRIFQGKNYEKRIEQRTVRKK, encoded by the coding sequence ATGATTCGTAAAACTGTTTCGAATGTTCAAGAAGCTTTAAAAGGCGTTGAAAATGGCATGACCTTCATGCTAGGTGGTTTTGGTCTTTGCGGTATTCCAGAAAATGCGATTACACAACTCGTAAGCCTTGGTATAAAAGACATTACCTGTATTTCTAACAATGCAGGAGTAGACGATTTTGGCTTGGGTTTATTACTACACAAACATCAAATTAAAAAAATGATCTCCTCCTACGTAGGGGAAAATGATGAGTTTGAACGACAAATGTTAAGTGGTGAACTAGATGTAGAATTGACACCACAAGGCACCTTAGCTGAAAAATGCAGAGCAGCACAAGCTGGCTTTCCTGCCATTTATACTCCTGCAGGTTATGGTACCGAGGTAGCGGAAGGCAAAGAAACTAGAGAGTTTAATGGCAAAATGTATGTGCTGGAAGAAGCTTATAAGGCAGATTTTGCCTTTGTAAAAGCATGGAAAGGTGACGAAGCAGGAAACTTAATTTTTAAAGGTACTGCGCGCAATTTTAATCCCGTAATGTGTGGTGCTGCCAAAATAACGGTGGCTGAAGTAGAAGAACTAGTGCCTGCGGGCACCTTAGATCCTAACCAAATTCATATACCGGGCATTTTTGTTCAGCGAATTTTTCAAGGAAAAAACTATGAAAAACGCATTGAACAACGCACTGTACGCAAGAAATGA
- the pgk gene encoding phosphoglycerate kinase, whose protein sequence is MKTVDNFNFKSKKALIRVDFNVPLDGNLKVTDASRIAAAKPTIIKILEDGGSAILMSHLGRPDGKASDALSLKNICDKVSEIIGVNVKFASNCVGDAAKEAVKNLKTGEVLLLENLRFHSEEEAGDRSFAEQLANLGDIYVNDAFGTAHRAHASTTIIADFFPDHKCFGYLLAQEILAIDKVMKTGEKPVVAILGGSKVSSKITIIENILDKVDHLIIGGGMTYTFIKAQGGKVGNSICEDDKQELALSILKQAKEKGVEVHLPVDVLAAKDFNNEAETKIVAVTAIPDGWQGLDAGPQTLENFKKVILKSKTILWNGPIGVFEMPNFAKGTIAIGNFIDEATKNGAFSLVGGGDSVAAVKQFGFENKVSYVSTGGGAMLESLEGKILPGIAAIR, encoded by the coding sequence ATGAAAACGGTAGATAATTTTAATTTTAAATCAAAAAAAGCTTTAATCCGGGTAGATTTTAATGTGCCTTTAGATGGGAACTTAAAAGTTACTGATGCCAGTAGAATAGCAGCAGCGAAGCCTACAATTATTAAAATTTTAGAAGATGGTGGAAGCGCTATTTTAATGAGTCACTTAGGAAGACCAGATGGGAAAGCTAGTGACGCATTATCGTTAAAAAATATTTGTGATAAAGTGTCTGAAATTATTGGGGTAAATGTAAAGTTTGCATCAAATTGTGTGGGAGATGCCGCCAAAGAAGCGGTGAAAAATTTAAAGACGGGGGAAGTTTTATTATTAGAAAATCTTCGTTTTCACTCCGAAGAAGAAGCTGGCGACAGGTCTTTTGCCGAGCAATTAGCAAATTTAGGAGACATTTATGTTAACGATGCCTTCGGAACAGCGCACAGAGCACATGCTTCAACAACAATTATAGCTGATTTTTTTCCAGATCATAAATGTTTCGGATATCTGTTGGCCCAAGAAATACTAGCGATAGATAAAGTCATGAAAACTGGTGAAAAACCTGTTGTCGCTATTTTAGGCGGCTCAAAGGTATCTTCGAAAATTACCATCATCGAAAATATTCTAGACAAAGTAGACCACTTAATTATCGGTGGCGGAATGACCTATACCTTTATCAAAGCCCAAGGCGGTAAGGTTGGAAACTCAATTTGTGAAGATGACAAACAAGAATTAGCCTTATCAATTTTAAAACAAGCGAAAGAAAAGGGCGTTGAAGTTCACTTACCGGTAGATGTTTTAGCCGCTAAGGATTTTAACAATGAGGCAGAAACCAAAATAGTGGCTGTGACAGCTATTCCTGACGGATGGCAAGGTTTAGACGCAGGCCCGCAAACTTTAGAGAATTTTAAAAAAGTAATTTTGAAGTCTAAAACAATTCTTTGGAATGGTCCTATAGGTGTTTTTGAAATGCCAAACTTTGCAAAAGGAACTATTGCCATAGGTAACTTTATCGACGAAGCCACTAAAAATGGTGCTTTCTCCTTAGTAGGTGGGGGCGATTCTGTAGCTGCGGTAAAACAGTTTGGCTTCGAGAATAAAGTAAGTTATGTATCTACAGGTGGTGGTGCAATGCTTGAAAGTTTAGAAGGTAAAATATTACCAGGGATCGCTGCAATACGATAA
- a CDS encoding DUF4837 family protein produces the protein MNNFKSIAVLLLLVCFGACKEGAKTTYLPQSTGAINSLVVVMDNQLWKGEVGDKVREHFAASVVGLNMAEPLFTITYMPESVFSGAIQKSRLVLLVAKGSESKVGIKKDVYAGPQSLAIITGTSVQEINANIDAKAEEIIRTFKDLEITEQQKRFKISLNKELVLKEKFGISLDIPSAYKVGSQKENFVWIDRQVPKGAMNLIVYTVPENAFDNDTTFVQDILSMRDSIGSINIPGEDIPDKKNYMVSERNFAPHIYPAEIAGLKAAEVRGLWEMNNYPMGGPYLMYIINDKERNRKLIIEGFIFAPATQKRDNMFELEAIIKTLKFQ, from the coding sequence ATGAATAATTTTAAAAGTATTGCAGTACTACTTTTGCTTGTTTGCTTTGGCGCTTGTAAAGAGGGTGCTAAAACCACGTATTTGCCTCAATCTACAGGTGCCATAAACTCTTTAGTTGTGGTCATGGATAACCAACTTTGGAAAGGTGAAGTTGGTGATAAAGTGCGGGAGCACTTCGCCGCGTCGGTCGTTGGCTTAAATATGGCAGAACCTTTATTTACCATAACATATATGCCTGAATCTGTTTTTTCTGGAGCGATTCAGAAATCAAGATTGGTATTACTTGTTGCCAAGGGTAGTGAAAGCAAAGTAGGTATAAAGAAAGACGTTTATGCAGGGCCTCAAAGCCTAGCGATTATTACGGGAACATCAGTGCAGGAAATTAATGCAAATATTGATGCTAAAGCTGAAGAAATTATAAGAACATTCAAAGATTTAGAAATCACAGAACAACAAAAACGTTTTAAAATATCCTTAAACAAGGAACTAGTATTAAAAGAAAAATTTGGAATTTCATTAGATATACCTTCTGCGTATAAGGTAGGTAGTCAAAAGGAAAACTTTGTTTGGATTGATCGACAGGTACCCAAAGGAGCCATGAATCTTATTGTTTACACGGTGCCTGAAAACGCTTTTGACAATGACACTACTTTTGTACAAGACATTCTGAGCATGAGAGATTCTATCGGGAGTATTAATATTCCTGGAGAGGATATCCCAGATAAAAAAAACTATATGGTTTCTGAAAGAAACTTTGCACCCCATATATATCCCGCCGAAATAGCCGGTTTAAAAGCGGCAGAAGTACGAGGATTATGGGAAATGAATAATTATCCCATGGGAGGTCCTTATCTGATGTATATTATCAATGATAAAGAGCGAAATAGAAAACTAATTATTGAAGGATTTATTTTTGCACCTGCTACTCAAAAAAGAGATAATATGTTTGAACTTGAAGCGATTATAAAAACGCTCAAGTTTCAATAA
- the mnmG gene encoding tRNA uridine-5-carboxymethylaminomethyl(34) synthesis enzyme MnmG, giving the protein MFEKEYDVIVVGAGHAGCEAAAAAANMGSKVLLVTMNLQTIGQMSCNPAMGGIAKGQIVREIDALGGYSGIVSDKSAIQFKMLNKSKGPAMWSPRTQNDRMRFAEEWRMALENTPNVDFYQEMVSSLVVKNNKVIGVTTSLGLSIYAKSVILTNGTFLNGLIHIGDKQLGGGRAGEKAATGITEQLLGLGFESGRMKTGTPPRVDGRSLDYSKMIPQPGDEHPEKFSYSPTKKLNYQRECHMSHTSALVHDLLREGFDRSPMFNGRIKSLGPRYCPSIEDKINRFADKDSHQLFVEPEGWDTVEVYVNGFSTSLPEDVQFKALRSVVGFENVKFFRPGYAIEYDYFPPTQLKHTLETKLVSNLYFAGQINGTTGYEEAASQGLIAGINAHQKINEKEDVILKRDEAYIGVLIDDLITKGTEEPYRMFTSRAEYRTLLRQDNADLRLTPKGFAIGLARQDRLARMEEKLEKSEKFIQFFKDTSVLPDAINPILEDVNSAIVSQSDKMFKSFSRPNVTMEHMLSLPEVANFVKENDLNSEVLEQAEVQIKYAGYIAKEKNNADKLHRLENVKIPTDFDYAKLKSLSTEARQKLAKIQPVTISQASRISGVSPSDISVLLVFLGR; this is encoded by the coding sequence ATGTTTGAAAAAGAGTACGATGTAATTGTAGTTGGAGCAGGTCATGCAGGTTGCGAAGCAGCAGCAGCGGCAGCCAACATGGGGTCGAAGGTTTTATTGGTAACCATGAATCTTCAAACTATAGGACAAATGTCTTGTAATCCAGCGATGGGAGGTATTGCTAAAGGCCAAATTGTTCGAGAGATTGATGCATTAGGAGGGTATAGTGGCATTGTGTCTGACAAATCAGCTATCCAGTTTAAAATGTTGAATAAATCTAAAGGGCCCGCGATGTGGAGTCCAAGAACTCAGAACGATAGAATGCGTTTTGCAGAGGAATGGCGCATGGCTTTAGAAAACACTCCGAATGTAGACTTCTATCAGGAAATGGTTTCTAGCTTGGTGGTTAAAAACAATAAGGTCATCGGGGTGACTACTTCTTTGGGTTTAAGCATTTATGCGAAGAGTGTTATCTTAACGAATGGTACCTTTCTAAATGGCTTAATTCATATTGGTGATAAGCAACTGGGAGGGGGTCGAGCAGGAGAAAAGGCGGCTACTGGAATAACGGAACAATTATTAGGTTTAGGTTTTGAAAGCGGTAGAATGAAGACAGGAACACCCCCTCGTGTGGATGGTAGGTCCTTAGATTATTCTAAAATGATACCCCAGCCAGGAGATGAACATCCGGAAAAGTTTAGTTATTCTCCAACGAAAAAACTAAATTATCAGCGAGAATGCCATATGAGTCATACTAGTGCCTTGGTGCATGATTTATTAAGGGAAGGATTTGATAGATCACCTATGTTTAATGGTAGAATTAAAAGCTTAGGACCAAGGTATTGTCCGTCTATAGAAGATAAAATTAACCGATTTGCAGATAAGGACAGCCATCAATTGTTTGTGGAACCTGAGGGCTGGGATACGGTTGAGGTTTATGTGAATGGGTTTTCAACCTCACTGCCGGAAGATGTTCAATTTAAAGCCTTACGCTCTGTTGTTGGGTTTGAAAATGTGAAGTTTTTTAGACCGGGCTATGCTATAGAATATGATTATTTTCCACCAACGCAGTTAAAGCACACCTTGGAAACTAAACTAGTGTCTAATTTGTATTTTGCAGGGCAGATTAACGGTACAACAGGGTATGAGGAGGCAGCCTCACAAGGCTTAATCGCGGGTATAAACGCGCACCAAAAAATTAATGAAAAGGAAGATGTAATTCTTAAAAGAGATGAGGCTTATATAGGTGTTTTAATTGATGACCTTATCACGAAAGGAACGGAAGAACCGTATCGTATGTTTACTTCAAGAGCTGAATATAGAACTTTGCTTCGTCAAGATAATGCAGATTTGAGATTAACGCCGAAGGGATTTGCTATTGGATTGGCGAGACAAGATCGATTGGCACGTATGGAGGAGAAGTTAGAGAAATCCGAAAAGTTTATACAGTTTTTTAAAGATACGAGTGTATTGCCGGATGCTATAAATCCTATTTTAGAGGATGTGAATTCTGCTATCGTGAGTCAATCAGATAAGATGTTTAAGTCTTTCTCTAGGCCCAATGTGACTATGGAACATATGCTAAGCTTGCCAGAAGTTGCTAATTTTGTAAAAGAGAATGATCTGAATAGTGAGGTATTAGAGCAGGCTGAGGTACAGATTAAATATGCGGGGTATATTGCCAAAGAAAAAAATAATGCAGATAAGTTGCATCGTTTAGAAAATGTAAAAATACCAACTGATTTTGATTACGCTAAATTAAAATCTTTGTCAACAGAAGCGCGACAAAAACTGGCTAAGATTCAACCTGTAACTATTTCTCAAGCTTCTAGAATTAGTGGAGTTTCGCCGAGTGATATTAGTGTCTTATTAGTTTTTTTAGGGAGATAA
- a CDS encoding DUF6747 family protein, which yields MRNVLLVREIYIEAFKNLGNFLLKNYLKVFAWFCFILIAVASYALIFRISTGYAFQ from the coding sequence ATGAGAAATGTTTTACTCGTTAGAGAAATTTATATAGAAGCATTTAAGAATTTGGGGAATTTCTTATTAAAAAACTACTTAAAAGTTTTTGCTTGGTTCTGTTTTATTCTAATAGCTGTTGCGTCATACGCACTTATCTTTAGAATCTCAACAGGATATGCTTTTCAATAG